A region from the Kribbella shirazensis genome encodes:
- a CDS encoding ABC-F family ATP-binding cassette domain-containing protein produces the protein MGHVDVAGVGYELPDGRVLLDDITFRVGDGAKVALVGANGSGKTTLTRIIAGDLKAHSGSISRSGGLGVMRQFVGSVRDESTVRDLLLGVAPEAIQQAAAKLDKAELAMMEADDEKTQLRYAQAVADWGEVGGYDAEVLWDVCTTAALGIPFDGCRWREVKTLSGGEQKRLVLEALLRGPDQVLMLDEPDNYLDVPGKRWLEEQLRNSDKTVLYISHDRELLANTATRIVTVELGAAGNTAWTHGGGFSTYHEARRHRFERFEELRKRWDEEHAKLRAQMLMYKQKAAYNSDMASRYRAAQTRLRKFEEAGPPQALPREQKVSMRLTGGRTGKRAVVCTALELTGLMKPFDLEVWYGERVAVLGSNGSGKSHFLRLLANGGSDPDVEHQPVGDVQIGSVAHTGKAKLGARVRPGWFAQTHEHPELVGRTLLEILHRGDDHREGMGRELASRKLDRYELAHAAEQTFDSLSGGQQARFQILLLELSGATLLLLDEPTDNLDVESAEALEEGLDSFDGTVLAVTHDRWFARGFDRYLVFGADGSVYEPAEPVWDEGRVDRAR, from the coding sequence ATGGGTCACGTGGATGTCGCCGGTGTCGGGTACGAACTGCCGGACGGGCGGGTGTTGCTGGACGACATCACGTTCCGGGTCGGGGACGGTGCGAAGGTCGCGCTGGTCGGTGCGAACGGCTCCGGCAAGACCACGCTCACCAGGATCATCGCCGGCGACCTGAAGGCCCACAGCGGCAGCATCTCCCGGTCCGGCGGGCTGGGGGTGATGCGGCAGTTCGTCGGCTCCGTGCGGGACGAGTCGACCGTGCGGGACCTGCTGCTCGGTGTCGCGCCGGAGGCGATCCAGCAGGCCGCGGCCAAGCTGGACAAGGCAGAGCTGGCGATGATGGAGGCCGACGACGAGAAGACCCAGCTGAGGTACGCGCAGGCCGTGGCGGACTGGGGCGAGGTCGGCGGGTACGACGCCGAGGTCCTCTGGGACGTGTGTACGACGGCTGCGCTGGGCATCCCGTTCGACGGCTGCCGCTGGCGTGAGGTGAAGACGCTGTCCGGTGGTGAGCAGAAGCGCCTGGTACTGGAGGCCCTGCTGCGCGGCCCGGACCAGGTGCTGATGCTGGACGAGCCGGACAACTACCTCGACGTACCCGGGAAGCGCTGGCTCGAGGAGCAGCTGCGCAACTCGGACAAGACCGTGCTGTACATCAGCCACGACCGGGAGCTGCTGGCCAACACCGCTACCCGGATCGTCACGGTGGAGCTCGGTGCGGCCGGCAACACGGCGTGGACGCACGGCGGCGGGTTCTCGACGTACCACGAGGCCCGGCGGCATCGGTTCGAGCGCTTCGAGGAGCTGCGCAAGCGCTGGGACGAGGAGCACGCGAAGCTGCGCGCACAGATGCTGATGTACAAGCAGAAGGCGGCGTACAACTCCGACATGGCGTCGCGGTACCGAGCCGCGCAGACCCGGCTGCGCAAGTTCGAGGAGGCGGGTCCGCCACAGGCCCTGCCGCGCGAGCAGAAGGTCAGCATGCGCCTCACCGGCGGCCGCACGGGGAAGCGCGCCGTCGTGTGCACAGCACTCGAGCTGACCGGGCTGATGAAGCCCTTCGACCTGGAGGTCTGGTACGGCGAGCGTGTCGCGGTCCTGGGGTCGAACGGGTCCGGCAAGTCGCACTTCCTCCGGCTGCTCGCCAACGGTGGTTCTGATCCGGATGTGGAGCACCAGCCGGTAGGTGACGTGCAGATCGGTTCGGTGGCGCACACCGGCAAGGCGAAGCTCGGTGCGCGCGTGCGGCCTGGGTGGTTCGCGCAGACGCACGAGCACCCGGAGCTGGTCGGGAGGACGTTGCTGGAGATCCTGCACCGCGGTGACGACCACCGTGAGGGCATGGGGCGTGAGCTGGCGTCACGGAAGCTGGACCGGTACGAGCTGGCGCATGCGGCCGAGCAGACCTTCGACAGCCTGTCCGGCGGTCAGCAGGCCCGTTTCCAGATCCTCCTGCTGGAGCTGTCCGGTGCGACCCTGCTGCTGCTCGACGAGCCGACGGACAACCTGGACGTCGAGTCGGCCGAGGCGCTGGAGGAGGGCCTGGACTCCTTCGACGGCACGGTCCTCGCAGTGACGCATGACCGCTGGTTCGCCCGCGGCTTCGACCGCTACCTGGTGTTCGGCGCCGACGGCTCGGTCTACGAACCAGCCGAGCCGGTGTGGGACGAAGGCCGCGTGGATCGAGCTCGCTGA
- a CDS encoding helix-turn-helix domain-containing protein, protein MRADARDNRARIMAAADNVFGRSPGASTDDVAKLAGVGIATVFRHFPTKTDLLEAVLTLRLERIRDRALELAGSADPGTAFFEFFTQVVSESASKLAIAEALSAAGAAAGEEAREAGRGMREAFGGLLAAAQKAGAVRADAQFPEVYALLIGASRGATAAELDPETRDRMLALVFDGLKTLS, encoded by the coding sequence GTGCGAGCAGACGCACGGGACAACCGGGCCAGGATCATGGCCGCCGCGGACAACGTTTTCGGACGGTCGCCGGGAGCGTCCACCGACGACGTGGCGAAGTTGGCCGGGGTCGGGATCGCCACCGTTTTCCGGCACTTCCCGACCAAGACCGACCTGCTCGAGGCGGTCCTGACGCTGCGGCTGGAGCGGATCCGGGACCGGGCGCTGGAACTGGCCGGCAGCGCCGACCCGGGAACGGCGTTCTTCGAGTTCTTCACGCAGGTGGTGTCCGAGTCCGCGTCGAAGCTGGCGATCGCGGAAGCCTTGAGCGCGGCGGGCGCGGCCGCCGGCGAGGAGGCGCGGGAGGCCGGTCGCGGGATGCGGGAGGCGTTCGGCGGACTGCTCGCCGCGGCGCAGAAGGCCGGTGCGGTCCGGGCCGACGCGCAGTTCCCCGAGGTGTACGCGCTGCTGATCGGCGCGTCCCGCGGGGCGACTGCCGCCGAACTCGATCCGGAGACCCGGGACCGGATGCTGGCGCTGGTCTTCGACGGCCTGAAAACGCTTTCGTGA